The following coding sequences lie in one Silene latifolia isolate original U9 population chromosome 5, ASM4854445v1, whole genome shotgun sequence genomic window:
- the LOC141656370 gene encoding uncharacterized protein LOC141656370: MLKSIHFHLPNTFLSPPPSPHSLSKPTSLTSLKKPTSLHSTQFRNTRISAVLTDDGPIELSSDVPSIFATNDDPTPLQVTTSVLLTGAISVFLFRAVRRRAKRAKELRVRSTGVKTLKEEALDSLKAMGTISIEPTKKDPSPVQAILGGIAAGVIALILYKFTTTIEAALNRQTLSDTFSVRQITVTIRTIINGMCYLATFVFGLNSIGLFLYSGQLTLNSLFKDSADGNANTTDREEAATPDLSSQSPNNKDSNDTDQTS, from the exons ATGTTGAAATCCATACATTTTCACCTTCCAAACACCTTTCTCTCTCCTCCACCTTCACCCCACTCTCTCTCTAAACCCACCTCACTCACTTCACTCAAAAAACCCACTTCACTTCACTCCACACAATTCAGAAACACAAGAATTTCTGCTGTCCTTACTGATGATGGGCCCATTGAACTATCATCTGATGTTCCCTCCATTTTTGCAACTAATGACGATCCTACCCCTCTTCAAGTCACTACTAGTGTTCTCCTCACTGGGGCTATTTCTGTCTTTCTCTTTCGGGCTGTTCGCCGTAGAGCTAAACGTGCTAAAGAGCTG AGAGTGAGGTCCACGGGTGTAAAGACGTTGAAGGAGGAGGCATTGGATAGCTTGAAAGCAATGGGAACAATCTCCATTGAACCAACTAAAAAGGACCCGTCTCCTGTCCAAGCTATTTTGGGAGGAATTGCCGCTGGTGTTATTGCACTAATTCTGTACAAGTTCACTACTACTATTGAAGCAGCTCTTAATCGCCAAACTCTTTCTGATACCTTCTCG GTTCGTCAGATTACTGTGACAATAAG GACTATCATCAACGGAATGTGTTACTTGGCGACATTTGTATTCGGGCTCAATTCCATCGGTTTATTCTTGTATTCAGGACAGCTTACTCTCAACTCGCTTTTTAAAGACTCCGCCGATGGCAATGCTAATACTACTGACAGAGAGGAGGCTGCTACTCCTGACCTATCTTCTCAAAGTCCAAACAACAAAGACAGTAACGACACCGATCAAACTTCATGA
- the LOC141656369 gene encoding uncharacterized protein LOC141656369 codes for MRLSSRSILSPAHHHNNHHHHTSSTSSATSAALTTSLSRRLRRNSSLRGGGPHSPALFSDHHNNHEPSSPKVTCIGQVRVKTKKQGKKIKLRACGSRRAGLRPPLPPPPPSDGGVCGGGGTQRWVHFPLSICETICCLFPCSKPSCFSSSNNNNNIDYNNGRNDEVEERESGGTMCGGLLRWLVEVEGGGGKRRDVELVVGGSDEVEEREREAVIERERGGVVVMERECSRRRSIFDDMEFDDLFNNGINNVGCGNGGGDGGGGGRVSVCVPPKNALLLMRCRSDPKRMASLSRKLLEGQIGDYDGGGGGGEGVVEVEVKEEDCVRVCEGLEVVKQKDEGLEVHSEELEQKIECVKLDEVEELERKMEDLEVGSEELEGKMGVVEDGVDELERIEVLEVDSELVGEIGAVEDEVDELERKIGDLEVDTEELGEIGEVEEGVDELERTIEDLEVDSEGLVGEIGAVEDEVDELERKKEDLEVDREELEGKSEEVVESVKLDEVDEEIGEVVNELERKWEDLEVDSVELERKMEENDGVQEETEEIDEGVENSEEAEVGQGIEVCEAKEIRDETVERQNTEVSEKDEQGLQHLKESCLMEGENVAVGCSVETFVDEQKVDEENVAVGCSIATFIAEEKMEEIENEDGFPELSEDQAVETERDESYELFTNSSSSSTSSEVSQELDLKQKETETESEAIEVEEATVAQRSLEMKKNNRPMLPDCLLLMMCEPKLSMEVSKETWISSTDFIRCLPERHRSKKSNKTDCSDDQSSVSNKKTKPAAVAAQPPQLPETRVVYPGIHPGRSSISFPTGGGPVTNLIEQKLAKVGVGYEPLVLPRCKSAPMRSNAKFLQPELACSMWGRENGRGLEPHRPATCGVGAAGIGF; via the coding sequence ATGCGTCTCTCTTCAAGATCCATCCTCAGCCCCgcccaccaccacaacaaccaccaccaccacacctcaTCCACCTCTTCCGCCACCTCCGCCGCACTAACAACCTCCCTCAGCCGCCGTCTCCGCCGAAACAGCAGTCTCCGTGGTGGTGGACCCCACTCGCCGGCTCTCTTCTCCGACCACCACAATAACCATGAACCCTCTTCCCCTAAAGTCACTTGCATTGGTCAAGTTAGAGTCAAAACCAAAAAACAAGGCAAAAAAATCAAGTTACGTGCTTGTGGGTCCCGTCGCGCCGGTCTCCGACCACCGTTGCCGCCTCCGCCGCCGTCTGACGGCGGTGTTTGCGGCGGAGGTGGAACCCAGAGGTGGGTTCATTTTCCTTTGAGCATTTGTGAAACTATTTGTTGTTTGTTTCCTTGTAGTAAGCCTTCTTGTTTTAgcagtagtaataataataataatattgattaTAATAATGGTAGAAATGATGAGGTGGAGGAGAGAGAAAGTGGTGGGACCATGTGTGGGGGGTTGTTGAGGTGGTTGGTTGAGGTGGAAGGAGGAGGAGGTAAGAGAAGAGATGTGGAGTTGGTTGTTGGAGGAAGTGATGAGGTggaggagagagaaagagaggcgGTTATAGAGAGAGAAAGAGGAGGGGTGGTTGTTATGGAGAGAGAATGTTCTAGAAGGAGGTCTATTTTTGATGACATGGAATTTGATGATTTGTTTAATAATGGAATTAATAATGTTGGGTGTGGAAATGGCGGTGGTGATGGCGGCGGTGGTGGTAGGGTTAGTGTTTGTGTTCCGCCGAAGAATGCATTGTTGTTGATGAGGTGTAGGAGTGATCCAAAGCGGATGGCTTCGCTTTCGCGGAAATTGTTGGAGGGGCAAATTGGGGATTatgatggtggtggtgggggtGGTGAGGGTGTGGTGGAGGTTGAGGTTAAGGAAGAGGATTGTGTTCGAGTTTGCGAAGGATTGGAGGTGGTTAAGCAAAAGGATGAGGGTTTAGAGGTTCATAGTGAAGAATTGGAGCAAAAAATTGAGTGTGTAAAATTGGATGAAGTCGAGGAATTGGAGCGAAAAATGGAGGATTTAGAAGTTGGTAGCGAAGAATTGGAGGGTAAAATGGGGGTTGTTGAGGATGGAGTCGATGAATTGGAGCGAATTGAGGTTTTGGAAGTTGATAGCGAATTGGTGGGGGAAATTGGGGCGGTTGAGGATGAAGTTGATGAATTGGAGcgaaaaattggggatttggaaGTTGATACCGAAGAGTTGGGGGAAATTGGGGAGGTTGAGGAAGGAGTTGATGAATTGGAGCGAACAATTGAGGATTTGGAAGTTGATAGCGAAGGATTGGTGGGGGAAATTGGGGCGGTTGAGGACGAAGTTGATGAATTGGAGCGGAAAAAGGAGGATTTGGAAGTTGATAGGGAAGAATTGGAGGGAAAATCCGAGGAGGTTGTGGAGAGTGTAAAGTTGGATGAAGTTGATGAAGAAATTGGGGAAGTAGTTAATGAATTGGAGCGAAAATGGGAGGATTTAGAAGTTGATAGTGTAGAATTGGAGCGAAAAATGGAGGAAAATGACGGTGTTCAAGAGGAGACTGAGGAAATTGACGAGGGTGTTGAAAACAGTGAAGAAGCAGAGGTAGGACAAGGCATTGAGGTTTGCGAAGCGAAGGAAATCAGAGATGAAACAGTGGAAAGGCAGAATACTGAGGTTAGCGAGAAAGATGAGCAAGGTTTGCAGCATCTGAAGGAATCCTGTTTGATGGAAGGCGAAAATGTAGCAGTCGGGTGTTCAGTTGAGACATTTGTAGATGAACAAAAGGTGGATGAGGAAAATGTTGCAGTCGGGTGTTCAATTGCGACATTTATAGCCGAAGAAAAGATGGAAGAAATCGAAAATGAAGATGGGTTTCCTGAATTGTCTGAGGATCAAGCAGTGGAGACGGAAAGAGACGAAAGTTATGAACTTTTTACTAATTCTTCAAGTTCTTCTACATCATCTGAAGTATCACAGGAATTAGACCTCAAACAAAAAGAAACTGAAACCGAAAGCGAGGCAATTGAAGTAGAAGAAGCCACAGTAGCTCAGAGGTCGTTGGAGATGAAAAAAAATAACCGGCCAATGTTGCCGGATTGTTTACTGTTGATGATGTGTGAACCAAAGTTGTCAATGGAGGTGTCTAAAGAAACATGGATTTCTTCCACTGATTTTATCCGATGCCTACCGGAGCGCCACCGTAGCAAGAAATCGAATAAAACAGACTGCTCAGATGATCAGTCTAGTGTTAGCAATAAAAAGACGAAGCCGGCTGCTGTGGCGGCTCAGCCGCCTCAGCTACCGGAAACTCGTGTAGTCTACCCGGGTATCCATCCGGGTAGGTCTTCAATATCATTCCCAACGGGGGGAGGCCCGGTGACTAACTTGATTGAGCAGAAGTTGGCTAAGGTCGGGGTTGGGTATGAGCCTTTGGTCTTGCCACGGTGTAAATCAGCTCCAATGAGATCAAATGCTAAGTTTCTGCAGCCGGAGTTGGCTTGTAGCATGTGGGGAAGAGAGAACGGACGTGGGCTTGAGCCACATAGACCGGCTACTTGTGGTGTTGGTGCGGCTGGGATCGGGTTCTGA